From one Suicoccus acidiformans genomic stretch:
- a CDS encoding TatD family hydrolase — MLLDTHFHLDFIKSPEERQQFLSLLKALDVGIVAQTVLPTDFFSLLEELKESNTLLSLGYHPWWIQSDEQIELELAAFRSGLTKTRFIGEIGLDFSPKILDQASQDRQIAVLSAIFEAIIEASQPKQLPYILSLHTVRSAQAVLDLLEHYALPTYNVLPVFHRFNGTNDELFQLRRLGAYLSVNPLTLNTKKGRAYLQQMPADRLLLESDWPKQAQATFGQKQLLQLADDLADLLKETCDYMSELRGEDMTQQILHSQNALYFAN, encoded by the coding sequence GTGTTACTTGATACACATTTCCATTTAGATTTTATTAAGTCACCAGAAGAACGCCAGCAATTTCTAAGCTTATTGAAAGCGTTGGATGTGGGAATCGTTGCCCAAACTGTCTTACCGACAGACTTCTTCTCCTTGCTTGAAGAGCTTAAAGAGAGCAATACGCTGCTTTCTTTGGGGTATCACCCGTGGTGGATTCAGTCGGATGAACAAATTGAGCTCGAATTGGCTGCCTTTCGGAGCGGTCTGACGAAGACTCGTTTCATTGGTGAAATTGGTTTAGACTTTAGCCCGAAGATTCTGGACCAGGCTAGTCAAGACCGTCAAATAGCTGTTTTATCAGCGATATTTGAAGCAATAATTGAGGCGAGTCAGCCCAAGCAACTACCTTATATTCTATCGCTTCATACAGTCCGTTCAGCTCAGGCCGTATTGGACCTACTTGAACATTATGCCTTGCCTACTTATAATGTTCTCCCGGTTTTCCACCGTTTCAATGGAACCAATGACGAACTTTTTCAATTGAGACGCCTCGGTGCTTACCTCTCGGTCAACCCCCTCACCTTAAATACCAAAAAAGGACGCGCCTATCTACAGCAGATGCCAGCAGATCGACTTTTGCTGGAGAGTGACTGGCCGAAGCAAGCCCAGGCTACGTTCGGTCAGAAGCAATTATTGCAGTTGGCTGATGATTTAGCGGACTTGTTGAAAGAAACGTGCGACTATATGAGTGAATTGCGTGGGGAAGATATGACACAGCAAATTCTTCATAGCCAGAATGCACTATATTTCGCAAATTAG
- a CDS encoding tRNA threonylcarbamoyladenosine dehydratase yields the protein METVEDNRFERVKLILGDEGLAALRKSTVMVLGLGGVGSNCVEALARGGVGTLILIDMDVVDYTNINRQAIAFTSTVGRPKAEVMAEMVHDINPACQVYAEQQELDQQNIPTYLSQFPRPDYVIDCIDLVLSKAALAAWAQAEGLPLLVAMGAANKLDPLRFQFTDIHQTYNCPLAKKMRQEYRKFGVGEVEVLFSDELPRKVDNPVSTARSHTLGTMSYMPPILGQMLAGKVIRRLSHFEAMP from the coding sequence ATGGAAACAGTGGAAGATAATCGATTTGAACGGGTAAAATTAATCTTAGGCGATGAGGGTCTGGCGGCTTTGCGAAAGTCTACAGTTATGGTTCTCGGCCTAGGTGGGGTTGGGTCAAATTGTGTTGAGGCACTCGCAAGAGGTGGAGTAGGGACGTTGATTTTAATTGATATGGATGTGGTTGATTACACGAATATCAATCGTCAAGCCATTGCCTTTACCTCCACTGTAGGGAGGCCAAAAGCTGAAGTGATGGCTGAGATGGTGCATGATATTAATCCCGCTTGCCAAGTGTACGCTGAACAGCAGGAGCTTGATCAGCAGAATATTCCTACGTATTTAAGTCAGTTTCCTCGGCCTGATTATGTGATTGATTGTATTGACCTGGTCCTCTCCAAAGCGGCACTTGCAGCCTGGGCGCAAGCCGAAGGATTGCCTTTATTGGTTGCGATGGGTGCAGCAAATAAATTGGACCCTTTGCGCTTTCAGTTTACAGATATTCACCAGACGTATAATTGCCCTTTGGCGAAGAAGATGCGTCAAGAATATCGTAAATTTGGGGTAGGCGAGGTGGAAGTGCTCTTCTCGGATGAATTACCACGCAAGGTGGACAATCCAGTCAGTACAGCTCGTTCACACACTTTAGGAACCATGTCTTATATGCCACCGATTCTTGGCCAGATGCTGGCAGGGAAAGTCATTCGGCGCCTGAGTCATTTCGAAGCGATGCCATAA
- a CDS encoding aldo/keto reductase, whose protein sequence is MAYCPLAQAGRLRENLLNHPAVVEVAQEINGTPYQVLLLFLLAQSNVYPIPKSSNPDNMASNLEVLEMTLSAEHLAYLEQHFPAPTYKMPLDIE, encoded by the coding sequence ATGGCATACTGCCCCTTAGCTCAGGCAGGTCGCCTACGTGAGAATTTGTTGAATCATCCGGCTGTCGTCGAAGTGGCTCAAGAAATTAATGGCACACCTTACCAAGTGTTGCTCTTATTTCTATTGGCGCAAAGCAATGTTTATCCGATTCCTAAAAGCTCGAATCCAGATAATATGGCGAGCAATTTGGAAGTATTGGAGATGACTTTAAGCGCGGAACACCTTGCATACTTAGAACAGCATTTCCCTGCACCAACTTACAAGATGCCTTTAGACATTGAGTAA
- a CDS encoding aldo/keto reductase, with product MFETYSGQQVKRLGMGTWKMGDDSRIEKQEIAALRYGIEQGVQLIDTAEMYGEGRSESLLGKAITPFAREDLYLVSKVLPYNADSQSMRASLQASLKRLKTDYLDMYLLHWPGSVPIEETIEAFQVLKDEGLIRAWGVSNYDTQPLSELLAVTGGEDCATNQVLYHLGSRGIEFSLKPLMDEVGMPLNGILPLSSGRSPT from the coding sequence ATGTTTGAGACATATTCCGGACAGCAAGTGAAACGCTTAGGTATGGGCACGTGGAAGATGGGGGATGATTCACGGATTGAAAAGCAGGAAATAGCAGCTTTACGTTATGGCATTGAGCAAGGGGTCCAGCTAATCGATACGGCCGAAATGTATGGGGAGGGTCGCAGTGAAAGTTTGCTTGGTAAGGCAATTACACCTTTCGCGCGGGAGGACTTATACCTTGTCTCCAAAGTCTTGCCTTATAACGCTGATAGCCAAAGTATGCGGGCAAGTCTTCAAGCAAGTCTGAAGCGATTGAAGACCGATTACCTAGATATGTATTTATTGCATTGGCCAGGGTCGGTACCTATTGAGGAGACGATTGAAGCCTTCCAAGTACTGAAAGATGAAGGCCTCATTCGTGCTTGGGGCGTCTCAAATTATGATACCCAACCCTTAAGCGAATTACTGGCCGTAACTGGTGGGGAGGATTGTGCGACCAATCAAGTCTTATATCATTTAGGTTCTCGGGGAATTGAATTCAGTCTAAAACCTTTAATGGACGAGGTAGGCATGCCCCTTAATGGCATACTGCCCCTTAGCTCAGGCAGGTCGCCTACGTGA
- the folP gene encoding dihydropteroate synthase: MKFVTKQRVMAIDQPLICAILNVTPDSFSDGGQHNEVTQAVEKAKELIRQGADMLDIGGESTRPGSTYVEIHEEINRVVPVIQAIREFSDIPISVDTWKAPVAEACLQAGANVINDITGLIGDKAMAQVIAEHHAGLILMFNPVKIRPNHPAASRFPHFGESFLTAEELNSYANLDIIELMDIYFDKALALAEAAHIKPEQIMLDPGIGFGLTPEENLALINALPHLQGRGFLTYLGVSRKRFLAQLVAEVGLPNDYTTEVGLQHVDTASAMISFLATQYGVHAIRVHSVQEHLLARQVALALKENQEMR; encoded by the coding sequence ATGAAATTCGTAACGAAACAACGCGTCATGGCGATTGATCAACCTTTAATTTGTGCTATCTTAAACGTCACACCGGATTCCTTCTCAGATGGTGGCCAGCACAATGAAGTCACACAAGCCGTTGAAAAGGCAAAGGAGCTTATCCGGCAAGGAGCGGATATGTTAGATATTGGCGGGGAATCCACTCGTCCAGGTTCTACTTATGTAGAAATCCACGAAGAAATTAACCGAGTCGTCCCGGTTATTCAAGCGATTCGTGAGTTTTCTGATATACCTATTTCTGTAGATACTTGGAAAGCACCGGTCGCTGAGGCATGTTTACAAGCAGGAGCCAACGTTATCAACGATATTACTGGCCTAATCGGTGATAAAGCAATGGCCCAAGTCATCGCCGAACATCACGCAGGATTAATCCTAATGTTTAATCCGGTCAAAATCCGCCCAAATCATCCTGCGGCAAGCCGTTTTCCCCATTTCGGTGAAAGCTTTTTGACAGCAGAGGAGCTGAACAGCTACGCTAATCTTGATATTATCGAATTGATGGATATATACTTTGACAAAGCCTTGGCCCTAGCCGAGGCGGCTCATATCAAGCCTGAGCAGATTATGTTAGACCCAGGCATCGGCTTCGGCTTGACCCCAGAAGAGAACCTTGCACTCATTAACGCCCTTCCTCATTTACAAGGTCGGGGCTTCCTTACATATTTGGGTGTGTCACGCAAGCGTTTCCTCGCTCAACTGGTTGCAGAGGTCGGCTTGCCGAACGATTACACAACCGAAGTGGGCTTGCAACATGTTGATACCGCCTCGGCAATGATTAGTTTTCTGGCAACGCAATACGGCGTACACGCCATTCGTGTCCATTCCGTACAGGAACATTTACTCGCCAGACAAGTTGCCCTAGCGCTCAAAGAGAATCAAGAAATGAGGTAA
- the folE gene encoding GTP cyclohydrolase I FolE produces the protein MEAKHFDTEKIETAVRMLLEAIGEDPNREGLLETPERVARAMKEIFGGLGETAEAHLQKSFEHVDGGIVVVKDMSFYSMCEHHLLPFWGKAHIAYLPNDKVAGLSKLARTVETYARKPQLQERLTKEIAEAMMTYLGAKGVLVVVEGEHMCMNMRGVQKPGSKTVTSIARGALAEDTRLLDEAYRMLDR, from the coding sequence ATGGAAGCGAAGCATTTTGATACAGAGAAAATTGAAACGGCTGTTCGCATGCTCTTAGAAGCAATTGGTGAAGATCCAAATCGTGAAGGCTTACTCGAGACGCCCGAACGGGTAGCTCGGGCAATGAAGGAAATCTTTGGTGGCTTGGGTGAAACAGCTGAAGCCCATCTGCAGAAATCTTTCGAACATGTCGACGGGGGAATTGTTGTTGTTAAGGATATGAGTTTCTACTCTATGTGCGAACATCATTTACTACCTTTCTGGGGCAAGGCTCACATTGCTTATTTACCCAACGATAAAGTAGCTGGCCTTTCTAAGTTGGCTCGCACGGTAGAAACCTACGCGCGCAAACCACAACTTCAAGAAAGACTTACTAAGGAAATTGCTGAAGCGATGATGACATATTTAGGCGCAAAAGGCGTATTAGTTGTTGTCGAAGGTGAACATATGTGTATGAATATGCGCGGCGTTCAAAAGCCTGGTTCCAAAACCGTGACATCAATCGCCCGAGGCGCCTTAGCTGAGGACACCCGTTTACTCGATGAAGCATATAGGATGTTGGACCGATGA